The DNA segment ATCGACCGACGGGATCCGAAGCGCCACGTCGTCGCGGTCCGCGACGGTCACGGACGCGCCGAGATAGAACGCCAGCGAGGTGAGGGGAACGAGCGCGTCGAGGCGGTCTGGAACCCAGAGCTCGACCCCCGTCTCGCCCATGGATTCTCGAACTGCATCCGGAATCTCGGTCTCGGCCCCGAACCGGATCCGGGGCGGGTGGCCGCGCCCGATCGGCGACGCGATGCCCGGTCCGTCGTCCCGCCGGGCGACCGCGAAAGACGAGAGCGCACGTCCGACGCCGGCGGGGGTTCGCGGGACCGTGACGGTGTGTTCGGGAATGTCGACCAGCGACCGGAAGCCGATCGTGACGACCGTCGGCTGCGGAAACGACACGGTGGCGCGTCGGTCGGCCCGGCGTTCGATCGTCGCGTCGCCGTCGAATTCGATCACCACCTGGATCGCGTCGTCGAACGTCAACTGATAGGCGCCCGGTTCGAGCCGACGCTCGGTTCGCTCGTCGGTGAGTTTGGTGCAGAACGTGCGCCGACCGTCGTCGAGATTCCACACCCAGGTGTGGACCCACGGAAACGACAGTTCGTTCGCTCGGCCCGAGATCCTGGTGTCGACGGGTTCTGAAAGGGCACTCTCGTCGTCGAGTCGATCCCACCCGCTGGTATCGACGGTCGCCTCGTTCCCCGCCGCATCCGTCGCTCGGATAGCGGTGTCGACGACGTCGATGTCGACCATCGCCAGACACTGGAACTGAACGGGTAAAGACGTGACGGCCGTTATCGGCCGGGTTCGAGAGTGTGAGCGTGTGACGAGGGGTTCAGTCGAGGCTGGCGACGGGGAAACGAACCGCTCGTGGACGACTCGGATCGCCGCATCGCGTATCGAATCCGTTCGCGCGTTCGAACGCCCCGCTACGCCTCGACGGTCTCCAGGACGCCCTCGCGGATGCGCAGCGCCTGCGGGAGGTAGAAGTCTTCGAGTGTCGAGAGCGGGACCGGCGTGTCGAAGCCCGTCACGCGGGTGACCGGCGCCTCGAGGTGGTACAGCGCCTCCTCGTTGATCGTGGCGACGATCTCGGCACCCACGCCGGCTGATTTGGGCGCCTCGTGGACGACGACGGCGCGGCCAGTCTTCTGGACCGACTCGGCGATGGTATCGACGTCGAGCGGCGAGAGGCTCCGCAGGTCGACGACCTCGACGTCGAGTCCGTTCTCTGCTGCGAGGTCTTCGGCGACGGCGAGGGCCGGCTGGGTGCTTGCCCCCCAGGTGAACAGCGAGAGGTCGTCACCCGCCCGGCGAATCGACGCCTCGCCGATCGGGACGGTGTAGGACTCCTCGGGGACGTCCTCGCGGAACGCGCGATAGAGGCGTTTCGGTTCGAGGACGATCACGGGGTCCGGATCGCGAATCGCGGCCGCGACGAGCCCCTTCGCGTCGGCCGGCGTGCTCGGCGTGACGACCTTGAGGCCGGGTTCGTGGACCAGTGCGGCCTCCCTGGACTCGGAGTGGTGTTCCGGGGCGGCGATGCCGCCGCCGTAGGGCATACGGACGACCATCGGGAGTGTGTACTGACCGTGGCTGCGACTGCGCATCCGGGCGGCGTGGCTCACGAGCTGGTCGTACGCGGGCGAGGCGAAGCCCATGAACTGCATCTCCGCGACCGGCCGCATGCCCGATATCGCGAGACCGATCGACGAGCCGACGATCGCCGACTCGGCGAGCGGCGTGTCGATCACGCGGTGCGGGCCGAACTCGTCCTGTAAGTGCTCCGTCGCCCGGAAGACGCCACCGTTGGTTCCGACGTCCTCACCGAGTACGAGTACGCTGTCGTCGCGAGCCAGCTCCAGCCCGAGGCCGTCGCGCACCGCTTCGACGAGCGAGAGCGACTCGGTCGGACCGTCGTAGGTATCGAGGTCGATCGCATCGGCCGCCACGTCGGGTTCCACCTCGACCGTATCGTCGTCGGCCGATTCGGACGGGTCGGCCGCGGTGCTCATTCGCCCACCTCCGCGAACGCGTCGTCGCCATGGCGCTCGCGCAAGCCGTCGAGGTCCGCCAGTTGTTCCCGCAGGCGGTCGGTCGGCTCCTCGTAGACGTGCTCGAACATCCGCGTCGGGTCGGTCTCGGTGGCCTCGGCGCGGTCGATCGCCGTCGCGAGGCAGTCCTCGACGCGGTCGGCGATCTCGTCGGCGAGGTCGTCGTCCAGGATCCCCTCGTGGTAGAGGTACCGTTCGAGACGCTCGATTGGGTCCTGATCCTCCCAGTCCTCGCCGTCGTCCTCGCTGCGGTAGGCCGATGGGTCGTCGGCGGTCGAGTGCGCGCCGAGGCGATACTGACACGATTCGATGAGCGTGGGCCGACGCTCGCCCTCCGCGGGGTGTTTCGCCTTCTCGACGGCCGCCCGGGTCACGGCGTAGACCGCGAGCGGGTCGGTCCCGTCGACGCGGACGCCCTCGACGCCGTACGCGTCGGCCTTCTCGACGATCGTCTCCGTCGCCGTCTGCGCTTCGAACGGCGTCGAGATGGCCCACTGGTTGTTGTTACAGACGAAGATCGTCGGGACGTCGTAGACGGACGCGAAGTTGAGCCCCTCGTGGAAATCGCCGGTCGAGGTCGCCCCGTCACCGAAGTGACAGAGGACGGCGCGGTCGTGCGGGTCCTGCATGGTGAACCCCCAGGCCAGCCCCATCGCCTGCGGAACCTGCGTACCGATCGGGATGTACTCCGGCAAGGCGTTCACGTCGTCGGGGACGGCGTACCCCTCGCGATAGCCGGAGAGATGCGTGAGTAACGCCTCGTAGGAGCGTCCGTGGGCGTGTTTCGCGGCGTGGTCGCGGTAGGTAGGGACGAGCCAGTCCTCGTCGTCGAGGGCGAAACTGGTCGCGACCTGCGACCCCTCCTGTCCGCGCATGGGTGCGTACGTGTCGATCCGACCCTGCCGCTGCAGCCCCGTCGCTCGCTCGTCGAACCGTCGGGCGAGGACGAGCTCCTCGTACATCTCTAGCAGCGCCTGGTCCGTGAGGGCCGGTCGCTGGGCGCCCGGTAGCAAGGTGCCGTCCGTGTCGAGTACCTGGACCGCATCGTCCGGCGGGCTGGTCGATTCGGATCGGTGCGTCGGTTCGGGTTCGTCGTATGTGCTCATCGTTTCCGTGGGTGTTCGGTGGCGTGGGTTCGTGTTCTACATCTTACACATCGTCGGCCACCCGCCAGGCTGACGGGCAGCGAGTCGGCCCGGTCCCGCTGACTACGGGAACCCGGGAACGGACGAGAACGCCTCGGACACGGTGTCAACGTGCCGAGACGGGTGTCCGCCGATCAAAATGTCGGTCGAATAAGCCAGGTAAATGTCAGTACACGCCGTGGAGACTGCTTGGCGGGCGAACGTGACTCGGACTGGCTGGCGGACGCCATACACAACAGATGGAGGGGGTTCTACATAATTCTTCGTGAGTGACGTTGTCATACGCCATCCTCGCCAAATCCACGGTGTAGATCGGTCGCTTTCTGGATGAACGTCGAAAAATATCGGCAAATGTCGACATGGTCCGTCGAGAGGCCGGCCAATATACGGGGGAGGGTGTGCATGCGTACAGCGAGATCGTCGCCAATCCAGCACCAACTGCCGTTCGAGATTTGTATCGAAGATGCGTATCGTCGGTTCCGGAAGTGATCGCCCGTGTACGGAGACCGTACCGATCCTATGAGTCCGAGTAACGATGGGGAGGGCCGTGGCAGCGGTATCCAGTGGTTCACCCGACCCTCGACCACACCGGCACCGCTCCGTCAGTCGCGTACGTCCTCGTACTCGCGTCACTGGTCGGACTCGCGGTCGGGCTGACCGCCTGGACCGTCGCCGGCGGTGCGGGACTATCGTTGGACGGGACTGCCGACGCCGATCCACACGGAACCGAGGACGGAATCGATGGGCTCGCGACCGACGCCCCGGTCGAAAACGAGACCGGGGACGACGGCGGAGACGCACCCGACGGATCGGGATCGGAAGACGACGGGCCTGAGGAACGGGACGACGAAGACGACGACTCTGACGAAAGGGGAGACGAGGACGAGCGGGACGACGAAGACGACGACTCTGACGAAAGGGGAGACGAGGACGAGCGGGACGACGAAGACGACGACTCTGACGATCTGCTAGATGCACTCTTGGAGGCGTTCGAGGACGAATCGGTCGAGGACGACGGCGAGTGACGGCCGGCCTCGATCCCGAAAC comes from the Halovivax cerinus genome and includes:
- a CDS encoding alpha-ketoacid dehydrogenase subunit beta, whose amino-acid sequence is MSTAADPSESADDDTVEVEPDVAADAIDLDTYDGPTESLSLVEAVRDGLGLELARDDSVLVLGEDVGTNGGVFRATEHLQDEFGPHRVIDTPLAESAIVGSSIGLAISGMRPVAEMQFMGFASPAYDQLVSHAARMRSRSHGQYTLPMVVRMPYGGGIAAPEHHSESREAALVHEPGLKVVTPSTPADAKGLVAAAIRDPDPVIVLEPKRLYRAFREDVPEESYTVPIGEASIRRAGDDLSLFTWGASTQPALAVAEDLAAENGLDVEVVDLRSLSPLDVDTIAESVQKTGRAVVVHEAPKSAGVGAEIVATINEEALYHLEAPVTRVTGFDTPVPLSTLEDFYLPQALRIREGVLETVEA
- the pdhA gene encoding pyruvate dehydrogenase (acetyl-transferring) E1 component subunit alpha, which codes for MSTYDEPEPTHRSESTSPPDDAVQVLDTDGTLLPGAQRPALTDQALLEMYEELVLARRFDERATGLQRQGRIDTYAPMRGQEGSQVATSFALDDEDWLVPTYRDHAAKHAHGRSYEALLTHLSGYREGYAVPDDVNALPEYIPIGTQVPQAMGLAWGFTMQDPHDRAVLCHFGDGATSTGDFHEGLNFASVYDVPTIFVCNNNQWAISTPFEAQTATETIVEKADAYGVEGVRVDGTDPLAVYAVTRAAVEKAKHPAEGERRPTLIESCQYRLGAHSTADDPSAYRSEDDGEDWEDQDPIERLERYLYHEGILDDDLADEIADRVEDCLATAIDRAEATETDPTRMFEHVYEEPTDRLREQLADLDGLRERHGDDAFAEVGE